A single window of Neisseria chenwenguii DNA harbors:
- a CDS encoding cysteine hydrolase family protein encodes MTIIAIDIQPQYRFTCMAANEQHFVHQPENTVDELNRQARFADKRLLIKNVPTANVSYCQTCIDAPAERTGFVFNTGNKSCRRDRLLAGLPVEADYDHAVETEGALQYGAAFHDSKEMYSTGLIEWLHTQNASTVILGGLSTEDAVLKTAKQLVWYSDSINVIVNLGACSGYSPESTLKAVYNMQEAGIQIATRSANIPELVHNVLPQFKVS; translated from the coding sequence ATGACCATCATCGCCATCGACATTCAGCCGCAATACCGCTTTACCTGTATGGCTGCCAACGAGCAGCATTTCGTGCATCAGCCGGAAAACACTGTTGACGAATTGAACCGTCAGGCACGGTTTGCCGACAAGCGACTCCTAATTAAAAACGTACCTACCGCCAACGTTTCCTATTGCCAAACCTGTATTGATGCGCCGGCCGAACGTACGGGCTTTGTGTTCAACACCGGCAACAAAAGCTGCCGGCGCGACCGTCTGCTCGCCGGCCTGCCTGTCGAAGCCGACTACGATCACGCCGTCGAAACCGAAGGCGCGCTGCAATACGGCGCCGCGTTTCACGACAGCAAAGAAATGTACAGCACCGGTTTGATCGAGTGGCTGCATACCCAAAACGCCTCCACTGTCATCCTCGGCGGTCTGTCCACCGAAGACGCAGTTTTGAAAACCGCCAAACAGCTGGTTTGGTACAGCGACAGCATCAACGTCATCGTCAATTTGGGCGCGTGCAGCGGCTACTCGCCCGAAAGCACGCTTAAAGCAGTTTACAACATGCAGGAAGCAGGTATTCAGATTGCCACCCGTTCGGCAAACATTCCCGAGCTTGTTCACAACGTCTTACCTCAGTTTAAAGTGTCGTAA